From the genome of Helicobacter pylori, one region includes:
- a CDS encoding HP1184 family multidrug efflux MATE transporter: MHKDSIRKLFFYYFIPLAFSMISLSTYSMIDGMFVGKKLGKEAIAAVNIAWPIFPGLIAYELLFGFGAASIVGYFLGQNKTHRARLVFSSVFYFVAISAFVLSMALLPFSETIARLLGSNDALLSMSKRYIEIILMGAVFMVLHPLADVFVVNDKRPILAMVAMLVGSLANIFFNYLFIFVLEVGVQGSAIATVIGHAIGVLVLMQHFWFKKGQLYFIKRFSLSSVISSAKSGVPQSTAEFSASVMILLFNTAIMHTAGERFVSMYGIVMYNAIIFFTTLFAISQGIQPIASFSYGARNLERMKEVFAFGLKAAFCIGVVFYGAYYFLDEFLIKLYLQPSEQDALFMQETKRAMNIYYVGYVFLGMTLLCAVFFQSIQRAKSSFIITLSHTLGFIVILLPILSHFYGINGVWVTYPIAQFLAFLVALGVTCYEIKKGVFTTYKEKNPIALKT; encoded by the coding sequence TTGCATAAAGATTCTATAAGAAAGCTCTTTTTTTATTATTTTATCCCTTTAGCTTTTTCTATGATCTCGCTTTCCACTTACTCTATGATAGATGGCATGTTTGTGGGCAAGAAACTGGGTAAAGAAGCTATCGCTGCAGTCAATATCGCATGGCCTATTTTTCCAGGGCTCATTGCGTATGAATTGCTTTTTGGTTTTGGGGCAGCGAGTATTGTGGGGTATTTTTTGGGTCAAAATAAAACCCATAGGGCTAGGCTTGTGTTTAGCAGCGTGTTTTATTTTGTCGCTATAAGCGCCTTTGTTTTGAGCATGGCGTTATTGCCTTTTAGCGAAACTATTGCGCGCCTTTTGGGGAGCAATGACGCTTTATTGAGCATGTCCAAACGCTACATTGAAATCATTTTAATGGGCGCGGTTTTTATGGTTTTGCACCCTTTGGCGGATGTTTTTGTGGTGAATGACAAACGCCCCATTTTAGCGATGGTGGCGATGCTGGTTGGTTCGTTAGCGAATATCTTTTTCAACTACTTGTTTATTTTTGTTTTGGAAGTGGGGGTTCAAGGCAGTGCGATAGCCACCGTGATAGGGCATGCGATAGGGGTTTTAGTCTTAATGCAGCATTTTTGGTTTAAAAAAGGGCAATTGTATTTCATCAAGCGTTTTTCTTTGTCTTCAGTCATTTCTTCAGCCAAAAGCGGCGTGCCTCAAAGCACGGCAGAATTTAGCGCTTCTGTTATGATTTTGTTGTTTAATACCGCTATCATGCACACTGCAGGGGAAAGGTTTGTGAGCATGTATGGGATCGTTATGTATAATGCGATCATCTTTTTTACGACTTTATTTGCGATTTCTCAAGGCATCCAACCGATTGCGAGCTTTAGCTATGGGGCTAGAAATTTAGAACGCATGAAAGAGGTGTTTGCCTTTGGTTTGAAAGCGGCGTTTTGTATAGGGGTTGTTTTCTACGGAGCTTATTACTTTTTAGATGAATTTTTAATCAAGCTTTATTTGCAGCCAAGCGAACAAGATGCGCTCTTTATGCAAGAGACTAAAAGAGCGATGAATATTTATTATGTTGGCTATGTTTTTTTAGGCATGACTTTGTTGTGCGCGGTGTTTTTCCAATCCATCCAACGCGCTAAAAGTTCGTTTATCATCACCCTTTCACACACGCTAGGGTTTATAGTTATTTTATTGCCGATTTTAAGTCATTTCTATGGGATTAATGGCGTTTGGGTAACTTACCCTATCGCGCAATTTTTAGCGTTTTTAGTAGCGTTAGGGGTAACTTGTTACGAAATCAAAAAAGGGGTTTTTACCACTTATAAAGAGAAAAACCCTATCGCTTTGAAAACTTAA
- a CDS encoding sugar transporter codes for MMMTKQSYQKFALMRVFVFSLSAFIFNTTEFVPVALLSDIAKSFEMESATVGLMITAYAWVVSLGSLPLMLFSAKMERKRLLLFLFALFILSHILSALAWNFWVLLISRIGIAFAHSIFWSITASLVIRVAPRNKKQQALGLLALGSSLAMILGLPLGRIIGQILDWRSTFGVIGGVATLIALLMYKLLPHLPSKNAGTLASVPILMKRPLLMGIYLLVIMVISGHFTTYSYIEPFIIQISQFSPDITTLMLFVFGLAGVVGSFLFGRLYAKNSRKFIAFAMILVICPQLLLFVFKNSEWVVFLQIFLWGIGITSLSISLQMRVLQLAPDATDVASAIFSGSYNVGIGAGALFGSIVIHQLGLGYIGFVGGALGLLALFWLRFITIKFKKT; via the coding sequence ATGATGATGACCAAACAATCGTATCAAAAGTTCGCCTTAATGCGGGTTTTTGTGTTTTCGCTTTCGGCGTTTATTTTTAACACCACGGAGTTTGTCCCTGTCGCGCTCTTGTCAGACATTGCGAAAAGTTTTGAAATGGAGAGTGCAACAGTGGGGCTTATGATCACTGCTTATGCATGGGTGGTGTCTCTTGGCTCATTGCCCTTGATGCTATTTAGCGCTAAAATGGAAAGGAAACGCTTATTGCTTTTCCTTTTTGCCCTTTTTATTCTCAGTCATATCCTTTCAGCGTTAGCGTGGAATTTTTGGGTGTTATTGATTTCTCGTATTGGTATCGCTTTTGCCCACTCTATTTTTTGGTCCATCACGGCTTCTTTAGTCATTCGTGTCGCGCCAAGAAATAAAAAACAACAGGCATTAGGGCTATTAGCGTTAGGGAGTTCGTTAGCGATGATTTTAGGGTTGCCGCTCGGGAGAATCATTGGGCAAATTCTAGATTGGCGCTCTACTTTTGGCGTGATCGGGGGCGTTGCGACTCTTATAGCGTTGCTTATGTATAAATTGCTCCCGCATTTACCCAGTAAAAACGCAGGCACGCTTGCAAGTGTCCCTATATTGATGAAACGGCCGCTTTTAATGGGGATTTATTTGCTTGTGATCATGGTTATCTCTGGGCATTTCACCACTTATAGCTATATTGAGCCTTTTATCATTCAAATCAGCCAATTTTCTCCTGACATTACAACTCTAATGCTGTTTGTGTTTGGGTTAGCAGGCGTGGTGGGGAGTTTTTTATTCGGCCGTTTGTATGCGAAAAATTCAAGAAAATTTATCGCTTTCGCAATGATTTTAGTCATTTGCCCGCAACTCTTGCTTTTTGTGTTTAAAAACTCAGAGTGGGTGGTTTTCTTGCAAATTTTCTTATGGGGGATTGGGATCACTTCGCTTTCAATTTCCTTGCAAATGAGGGTGTTGCAACTCGCGCCAGATGCCACGGATGTCGCGAGCGCGATTTTTTCGGGGAGCTATAATGTGGGGATTGGGGCTGGAGCGTTGTTTGGCAGTATTGTGATCCACCAATTAGGGCTAGGGTATATTGGCTTTGTGGGTGGGGCTTTAGGTTTGTTGGCGCTATTTTGGCTTAGATTCATTACGATAAAGTTTAAAAAAACATAA
- a CDS encoding carbonic anhydrase, whose protein sequence is MKKTFLIALALATSLIGAENTKWDYKNKENGPHRWDKLHKDFEVCKSGKSQSPINIEHYYHTQDKADLQFKYAASKPKAVFFTHHTLKASFEPTNHINYREHDYALDNVHFHAPMEFLINNKTRPLSAHFVHKDAKGRLLVLAVGFEEGKENPNLDPILEGIQKKQNFKEVALDVFLPKSINYYHFNGSLTAPPCTEGVAWFVIEEPLEVSAKQLAEIKKRMKNSPNQRPVQPDYNTVIIKSSAETR, encoded by the coding sequence ATGAAAAAAACTTTTTTGATCGCTTTAGCGTTAGCAACTTCTCTTATAGGTGCTGAAAATACCAAATGGGATTATAAAAATAAAGAAAATGGCCCGCACCGCTGGGACAAATTGCACAAAGATTTTGAAGTGTGCAAAAGCGGTAAAAGCCAATCGCCCATCAACATTGAGCATTACTACCACACGCAAGATAAAGCCGATTTGCAATTCAAATACGCCGCTTCTAAACCTAAAGCGGTCTTTTTCACTCATCACACTTTAAAAGCTTCGTTTGAGCCGACTAACCACATCAATTATAGAGAGCATGACTATGCGCTGGATAATGTGCATTTCCACGCCCCTATGGAGTTTTTAATCAATAATAAAACCAGGCCTTTGAGCGCGCATTTCGTGCATAAAGACGCTAAAGGGCGTTTGCTAGTGTTAGCGGTTGGTTTTGAAGAAGGGAAAGAAAACCCCAACCTTGATCCTATTCTAGAAGGCATTCAAAAGAAACAAAATTTTAAAGAGGTGGCTTTAGACGTTTTCTTGCCTAAAAGCATCAATTACTACCATTTTAACGGCTCTCTCACCGCTCCCCCTTGCACAGAAGGGGTGGCATGGTTTGTCATAGAAGAGCCTTTGGAAGTCTCCGCCAAACAATTGGCTGAAATCAAAAAACGCATGAAAAATTCGCCCAACCAACGCCCCGTCCAACCTGACTACAACACCGTGATCATTAAAAGCTCAGCTGAGACCCGCTAA